The proteins below are encoded in one region of Pseudomonas ekonensis:
- a CDS encoding transposase produces the protein MRNSYSSEFKLKAAGMVLDEGLSVPEVCSSLSVGPTALRRWVEQVRQERQGSTPVGAKAITADQREIQQLKALLRQKDRDIEILKKASALLLLDAKDHSR, from the coding sequence ATGCGTAATTCTTATTCCAGTGAGTTCAAACTCAAGGCGGCCGGCATGGTATTGGACGAGGGGCTATCGGTTCCCGAGGTCTGCTCCAGTTTGAGTGTTGGCCCTACGGCTCTGCGTCGCTGGGTTGAACAGGTTCGTCAGGAGCGCCAGGGATCGACTCCGGTCGGGGCCAAAGCGATTACTGCTGATCAGCGAGAAATCCAACAACTCAAAGCCTTGCTCAGGCAAAAAGACCGGGATATCGAAATCCTAAAAAAGGCCAGTGCTCTCCTGCTATTGGACGCCAAAGATCACTCTCGCTGA
- a CDS encoding CsgG/HfaB family protein: MKKIIALGLMLAALQGCGLREPVPAEQDTETPTLTPRASTYYDLLKMPRPKGRLMAVVYGFRDQTGQYKPTPASSFSTSVTQGAASMLMDALQASGWFVVLEREGLQNLLTERKIIRASQKKPNTPVNIQGELPPLQAANMMLEGGIIAYDTNVRSGGEGARYLGIDLSREYRVDQVTVNLRAVDVRSGQVLANVMTSKTIYSVGRSAGVFKFIEFKKLLEAEVGYTTNEPAQLCVLSAIEAAVGHLLAQGIERRLWQVAGDNSVPSQDETLNRYLTQNKVDPQAE, from the coding sequence ATGAAAAAAATAATTGCGCTAGGGCTGATGTTGGCGGCATTGCAAGGGTGTGGTCTGCGCGAGCCGGTGCCGGCCGAGCAGGACACCGAAACCCCGACCCTGACCCCCAGGGCCTCGACCTACTACGACCTGCTGAAGATGCCGCGGCCCAAGGGCCGCCTGATGGCGGTGGTGTACGGCTTCCGTGACCAGACCGGACAGTACAAGCCGACCCCGGCCAGCTCGTTCTCCACCAGCGTCACCCAGGGTGCGGCGAGCATGTTGATGGACGCCTTGCAGGCCAGCGGCTGGTTCGTGGTGCTGGAACGCGAAGGGCTGCAGAACCTGCTGACCGAGCGCAAGATCATCCGCGCCTCGCAGAAAAAGCCCAACACCCCGGTGAACATCCAGGGCGAGCTGCCGCCGTTGCAGGCGGCGAACATGATGCTCGAAGGCGGGATCATCGCCTACGACACCAACGTGCGCAGCGGCGGGGAAGGGGCGCGTTACCTGGGGATCGACCTGTCCCGCGAGTACCGGGTCGACCAGGTGACCGTCAACCTGCGGGCGGTGGACGTTCGCAGCGGTCAGGTGCTGGCCAACGTGATGACCAGCAAGACCATCTACTCCGTGGGCCGCAGCGCCGGAGTGTTCAAGTTCATCGAGTTCAAGAAGCTGCTGGAAGCCGAGGTCGGCTACACCACCAACGAACCGGCTCAGCTCTGCGTGCTGTCGGCGATCGAGGCGGCGGTGGGGCATTTGCTGGCGCAGGGCATCGAGCGGCGGTTGTGGCAGGTGGCGGGAGACAACTCGGTGCCTTCGCAGGACGAGACGCTGAACCGGTACCTGACGCAGAACAAGGTGGATCCGCAGGCCGAATGA
- a CDS encoding sensor histidine kinase encodes MNMQSPSLPTGEGSLRLSSRKQPFNLLRWFSLISMAVIGTVAVSLGAVSTRFVIDESVQRDALLTAQFIQAIASAEVRHVSIPNIRTMGDLLDPRHDNDFPDVDPAARANARDEFLDHIAHLPDVILANIYAPDRQVIWSTNPALIGTRIHADEDLDRAFDEKIPVSASYHNVDKGREEQKFVVPPEYIFIENYIPLFDAEGEHVTAMVEIYKEPKDLISRMERGLVLIWLATALGGGLIYLGLFWIVRRAAILLAAQQKQLIANETFVALGEMSSAVAHSLRNPLATIRSSAELALEFDAGPAHKNIKDIIGQVDRMSKWVRELLQSLRPLNDEPEPVNLVAALHDSLTAFEQQIAKAGVHVVFHPQETPMVLSQPVQLTQILNSLLANALEAMDKGGTLTVSLEAGDGRGVTVMLSDTGKGMNEEQRSMAFRPFFTTKQGGLGVGLVLVKRIMERFGGGVTLDSREGEGTTVRLAFQLIQ; translated from the coding sequence ATGAACATGCAGTCACCATCGCTTCCAACCGGGGAGGGCAGCCTTCGCCTGAGCTCGCGCAAGCAGCCGTTCAACCTGTTGCGGTGGTTTTCGCTGATCAGCATGGCCGTGATCGGCACGGTGGCCGTGTCGCTCGGGGCGGTGTCGACGCGCTTCGTGATCGACGAAAGCGTACAGCGCGATGCGCTGCTGACCGCGCAGTTCATCCAGGCCATCGCCTCGGCGGAAGTGCGGCATGTCTCGATCCCCAACATCCGCACCATGGGCGATTTGCTCGACCCGCGCCACGACAACGATTTTCCCGACGTCGATCCCGCCGCCCGGGCCAATGCCCGCGACGAGTTCCTCGACCACATCGCGCACTTGCCGGACGTGATCCTGGCCAACATCTACGCCCCCGACCGACAGGTGATCTGGTCGACCAACCCGGCCCTGATCGGCACGCGCATCCACGCCGACGAAGACCTGGACCGTGCCTTCGACGAGAAGATCCCGGTGTCCGCCAGCTACCACAATGTGGACAAGGGCCGTGAAGAGCAGAAGTTCGTCGTGCCGCCGGAGTACATCTTCATCGAGAACTACATCCCGCTGTTCGACGCCGAGGGCGAGCATGTCACGGCAATGGTGGAGATCTACAAGGAACCCAAGGACCTGATCAGCCGCATGGAGCGCGGGCTGGTGCTGATCTGGCTGGCCACCGCGCTCGGCGGCGGGCTGATCTACCTGGGGCTGTTCTGGATCGTGCGGCGGGCGGCGATCCTGCTGGCGGCGCAGCAAAAGCAACTGATCGCCAACGAAACCTTCGTCGCGCTGGGGGAGATGTCCTCGGCGGTGGCCCACAGCCTGCGCAACCCGCTGGCGACCATCCGCTCCAGCGCCGAGCTGGCGCTGGAGTTCGATGCGGGGCCGGCGCACAAGAACATCAAGGACATCATCGGCCAGGTCGACCGCATGTCCAAATGGGTGCGCGAGCTGCTGCAATCGCTGCGCCCGCTCAACGATGAGCCGGAACCGGTGAACCTGGTGGCGGCGCTGCACGACAGCCTTACGGCGTTCGAGCAGCAGATCGCCAAGGCCGGCGTCCATGTGGTGTTCCACCCGCAGGAGACGCCGATGGTGCTCAGTCAGCCGGTGCAGCTGACGCAGATCCTCAACAGCTTGCTGGCCAACGCCCTGGAGGCGATGGACAAGGGCGGCACGCTGACCGTCAGCCTGGAGGCCGGCGACGGCCGCGGCGTGACGGTGATGCTCAGCGACACCGGCAAGGGCATGAACGAGGAGCAGCGCAGCATGGCGTTCCGGCCGTTCTTCACCACCAAGCAGGGCGGCCTCGGCGTGGGCCTGGTGCTGGTGAAGCGGATCATGGAGCGTTTCGGCGGCGGCGTGACCCTGGACAGCCGCGAAGGCGAGGGCACCACCGTCCGCCTGGCGTTCCAGCTCATCCAGTGA
- a CDS encoding IS3 family transposase, which produces MGRQRSLSLIDELGELYGVNECCRVLGIGRSSFYAWRQRQGRVRPEREKLKALLVKHHKASRASAGSRTLAKVLQANGHRVGRYMARSLMREAGIASRQRRRHKYKSSGVEALVAPHVLKRQFEVTAINQVWCGDVTYIKVGKRWLYFAAVLDLFARRIVGWSFSMISDATLTCEALRMAVELRGHPKDVLFHSDQGCQYTSHKFRSELLKHGHRQSMSRKGECWDNAPMERFFGSLKSEWVPETGYGSEHEARADVQRYVTRYNTTRPHSYNNYWSPVAMEKLTA; this is translated from the coding sequence ATTGGACGCCAAAGATCACTCTCGCTGATCGATGAGCTGGGTGAGCTGTACGGCGTTAACGAATGCTGCCGCGTGCTGGGAATCGGCCGCAGCAGCTTTTACGCCTGGCGTCAGCGCCAAGGCCGGGTGCGTCCCGAACGAGAAAAGCTCAAAGCCTTGCTGGTCAAGCACCACAAGGCCTCCAGGGCCTCTGCCGGTTCGCGCACCTTGGCCAAGGTGCTGCAAGCCAATGGGCATCGTGTCGGACGGTACATGGCGCGCAGCCTGATGCGAGAAGCCGGCATCGCCAGTCGGCAGCGTCGGCGTCACAAGTACAAGTCTTCGGGTGTGGAAGCGCTGGTGGCGCCGCATGTACTCAAGCGCCAGTTTGAGGTCACGGCGATCAACCAGGTGTGGTGCGGCGATGTCACGTACATCAAGGTCGGCAAGCGCTGGCTGTATTTTGCCGCGGTGCTGGATCTGTTCGCCCGCCGGATTGTGGGCTGGTCGTTTTCGATGATCTCTGATGCCACGTTGACCTGCGAAGCCTTGCGGATGGCCGTCGAGCTACGGGGACACCCCAAAGATGTGCTGTTTCACTCCGACCAAGGCTGCCAGTACACCAGCCATAAGTTTAGAAGTGAGCTGCTGAAACATGGTCACCGGCAAAGCATGAGTCGTAAGGGCGAGTGCTGGGATAACGCCCCGATGGAGCGTTTCTTTGGCAGTTTGAAATCGGAGTGGGTGCCCGAAACAGGCTATGGCTCGGAGCATGAGGCCCGAGCGGATGTACAGCGCTATGTCACGCGCTACAACACCACCAGGCCTCACAGTTACAACAACTATTGGTCGCCGGTCGCGATGGAGAAACTGACGGCGTAA
- a CDS encoding type II secretion system protein — protein sequence MRREQGFTLLELMVVMAIIATLMTIALPRYFNSLEASKETTLRQSLSAMREALDHYYGDTGRYPDSIDQLVELRYLRNAPLDPITERKDQWVLVAPPDGVAGGVADIKSGATGRARDGSQYSEW from the coding sequence ATGCGCCGGGAACAGGGCTTTACCTTGCTGGAACTGATGGTGGTGATGGCGATCATCGCGACCCTGATGACCATCGCCTTGCCGCGCTACTTCAACAGCCTCGAGGCCTCGAAGGAAACCACCCTGCGCCAGAGCCTGTCGGCCATGCGCGAGGCGCTGGACCACTACTACGGCGACACCGGGCGCTACCCCGACTCGATCGACCAATTGGTGGAGCTGCGTTACCTGCGCAACGCGCCGCTCGACCCGATCACCGAGCGCAAGGATCAATGGGTGCTGGTCGCGCCGCCGGACGGCGTGGCGGGCGGCGTGGCCGACATCAAGAGCGGAGCCACCGGGAGGGCGCGTGATGGCAGCCAGTATTCGGAGTGGTGA
- a CDS encoding type II secretion system GspH family protein: MAASIRSGERAGQGGFTYLGVLFLIVLMGMGLASAGELWSTVSRRDREKQLLWVGSQYAQALRSYYRSSPGLAQYPKELADLLQDERFPEPRHHLRRLYPDPVGGGEWALQRGFDGRITGINSPSTETPLKQADFPAQWSDFEGMTRYSDWQFVAEKAFLDGTNGPARNPSALPQALQP; the protein is encoded by the coding sequence ATGGCAGCCAGTATTCGGAGTGGTGAGCGCGCGGGGCAGGGCGGGTTCACCTACCTGGGCGTGCTGTTCCTGATCGTGCTGATGGGCATGGGCCTGGCCAGCGCCGGCGAGCTGTGGTCGACGGTGTCGCGGCGCGACCGCGAGAAGCAATTGCTGTGGGTGGGCAGCCAGTACGCCCAGGCCCTGCGCAGCTACTACCGCAGTTCGCCGGGGCTGGCGCAGTACCCCAAGGAGCTGGCGGACCTGTTGCAGGACGAGCGTTTTCCCGAGCCCCGGCACCACCTGCGCCGGTTGTACCCGGACCCGGTGGGCGGCGGCGAATGGGCGCTGCAACGGGGTTTCGACGGGCGCATCACCGGAATCAACAGCCCCTCCACCGAGACGCCGCTCAAGCAGGCGGACTTCCCGGCGCAGTGGTCGGACTTCGAAGGCATGACCCGCTACTCGGACTGGCAGTTCGTCGCCGAAAAGGCCTTCCTCGACGGCACCAACGGCCCGGCCAGGAACCCGTCGGCCCTGCCGCAGGCGCTGCAGCCATGA
- a CDS encoding curlin encodes MNTPTAALLCLLALCGGAGARADDLMDNDDLAPSADLGELPPPVGQQALIDQNGQANIALLSQNGQSLLGRIVQSGSNQEAYILQQGSDLMAQITQNGSGNAASITQTGSHNRAQISQNGNNNDASIEQAGTGLQSAVTQSGNGMSVSVRQYR; translated from the coding sequence ATGAACACGCCGACCGCCGCCCTGCTGTGCCTGCTCGCCCTGTGCGGCGGTGCGGGCGCGCGCGCCGACGACCTGATGGACAACGATGACCTGGCCCCCTCGGCCGACCTCGGCGAACTGCCCCCACCTGTGGGCCAGCAAGCGCTGATCGATCAGAACGGCCAGGCCAACATCGCCCTGCTCTCGCAGAACGGTCAGTCGCTGCTGGGGCGGATCGTGCAGTCGGGCAGTAACCAGGAGGCGTACATCCTGCAACAGGGCAGCGACCTGATGGCGCAGATCACCCAGAACGGTTCCGGCAACGCCGCCTCGATCACCCAGACCGGCAGCCATAACCGCGCGCAGATTTCGCAGAACGGCAACAACAACGACGCCAGCATCGAGCAGGCCGGCACGGGGCTGCAAAGCGCCGTGACCCAGTCGGGCAACGGCATGAGCGTCTCGGTCAGGCAATACCGCTAA
- the csgE gene encoding curli production assembly/transport protein CsgE, with product MNGRFCCALILALAACCAQAGEEDEMMGFIVDDTISHIGHDFYYLFSERLRDTSPMDFNLVVRERPDARWGSLVTVEYQQRLVYRRFLPPNTVELKDEAYEAADWVRRQVVQRKLEALLQDTTDLEKDEL from the coding sequence ATGAACGGCCGGTTCTGTTGCGCGCTGATCCTTGCCCTGGCGGCGTGCTGCGCCCAGGCCGGCGAAGAAGACGAAATGATGGGATTCATCGTCGACGACACGATCTCGCACATCGGCCACGACTTCTACTACCTGTTCAGCGAACGCCTGCGCGACACCAGCCCCATGGACTTCAACCTGGTGGTGCGCGAGCGGCCCGACGCGCGCTGGGGCAGCCTGGTGACCGTGGAATATCAGCAACGCCTGGTCTATCGGCGCTTCCTGCCGCCGAACACCGTGGAACTGAAGGACGAGGCCTACGAGGCCGCCGACTGGGTTCGACGCCAGGTTGTCCAGCGCAAGCTGGAGGCCTTGTTGCAGGACACCACCGACCTTGAGAAGGACGAACTATGA
- a CDS encoding DUF6124 family protein: protein MFKPTPNPPVTPTTDPASPYESIDSRKLNEAAERALDHYLNPAARIMATPSDADPMYLPNPVYDTESLLANASENLGSASEMLNNFAATLDNGHRRTALGIAQLVMLSEVAVGQALDNVEPKT from the coding sequence ATGTTCAAACCCACACCCAACCCTCCCGTAACCCCCACCACCGACCCCGCATCCCCCTACGAATCCATCGACTCCCGCAAGCTCAACGAAGCCGCGGAACGCGCCCTCGACCACTACCTCAACCCGGCCGCCCGGATCATGGCCACCCCCAGCGATGCGGATCCCATGTACCTGCCCAACCCGGTCTACGACACCGAATCCCTGCTGGCCAACGCCAGCGAGAACCTGGGCTCGGCCTCGGAGATGCTCAACAACTTCGCCGCCACCCTGGACAACGGTCACCGCCGCACCGCGTTGGGCATCGCGCAGCTGGTGATGTTGAGTGAGGTGGCGGTGGGTCAGGCGCTGGACAACGTCGAGCCTAAGACCTGA
- a CDS encoding type II toxin-antitoxin system RelE/ParE family toxin yields MASKPIEWRPEARAKLVRILEYITERHRGAAIELTRAIGSAASKLPDHPHLYRPGRITGTREIVVHPSYLVVYRVTDRIEILNVLHARQEYPRRHTL; encoded by the coding sequence ATGGCTTCGAAGCCGATTGAATGGAGGCCCGAAGCGCGGGCCAAACTGGTGCGAATTCTTGAGTACATCACCGAAAGGCATAGAGGAGCAGCCATAGAGCTCACCAGAGCCATTGGCTCGGCTGCCTCAAAACTGCCTGATCATCCCCATCTCTATCGCCCAGGCAGGATCACCGGCACCCGAGAAATCGTTGTTCATCCTAGTTATCTCGTCGTTTACCGAGTGACGGACCGAATCGAGATACTGAACGTCCTGCATGCCCGGCAGGAATATCCACGGCGACATACCCTTTAA
- a CDS encoding curli assembly protein CsgF, with protein MNTTTFSRRRAPWIAGWLIGLAGCAAVQATELVYTPVNPSFGGNPLNGTWLLNNAQAQNDHDDPDLKRRTTVAGTSALERFTSQLQSRLLGQLLDNISTGNTGSLSTDAFIVNVIDDSGALSIEVTDRATGEVSEIQVNGLNP; from the coding sequence ATGAACACGACAACGTTCTCACGGCGCCGCGCACCCTGGATCGCGGGATGGCTGATCGGGCTGGCCGGCTGCGCCGCCGTCCAGGCCACCGAACTGGTCTACACGCCGGTCAACCCGTCGTTCGGCGGCAACCCGCTCAACGGCACCTGGCTGCTCAACAACGCCCAGGCCCAGAACGACCACGACGATCCGGACCTCAAGCGCCGCACGACCGTGGCCGGCACCTCGGCGCTGGAGCGCTTCACCAGCCAATTGCAGTCACGGTTGCTGGGGCAGCTGCTGGACAACATCTCCACCGGCAACACGGGGAGCCTGTCCACCGACGCATTCATCGTCAACGTCATCGACGACTCCGGGGCACTGAGCATTGAAGTGACCGACCGAGCGACCGGTGAGGTTTCGGAAATTCAGGTTAACGGCCTCAACCCATGA
- a CDS encoding curlin: protein MFKLTPLTAAILVMISAQAMADDSLSTQSQAGTANIADVKQTQAPFSTATQTQLGEGNNAAAVQDHATSTITQDAVGDYNAGYAEQLYEDNGTITQQQVGAFNTAHASQSLGFGSPNTALQQQQGSGNFSFIYQDSQNGSEGKTFQYGDSNEANIEQLYEGSGNSSVITQYGTANYGTAEQVTHNGGTIGINQAGDSNYAYGDQRNGTGGTITINQFGTLNGTEIWQDSQLASQATVNQYGDGNETVVDQSYGENNTAAVTQVGNLNAIYADQFESVNSTLALYQVGNGNVHFTYQNGDGHVLNATSAGNDNKVYASDWKGPQRGGQFGSNQRATVTQAGNGNIASFKQDGVGHTMTTNQTGTGNKTTVSQAESYNELYFDQNGSDNILIADQRGTTNLIQGSSNGSGNSAEFDQSGSGNQAYTTQLYGSDNQISVKQADTMNVAYVTQGGTGNIATVDQSGMTQTANIQQFGSANQATVLQQ, encoded by the coding sequence ATGTTCAAATTGACGCCCCTCACCGCCGCCATCCTGGTCATGATCAGTGCCCAGGCCATGGCCGACGACAGCCTTTCCACCCAAAGCCAGGCCGGCACCGCCAACATCGCCGATGTGAAGCAGACCCAGGCGCCGTTCAGCACCGCCACCCAGACCCAGCTCGGCGAAGGCAACAACGCCGCCGCCGTGCAGGACCACGCCACCAGCACCATCACCCAGGACGCGGTCGGCGACTACAACGCCGGCTACGCCGAACAGCTCTACGAAGACAACGGCACCATCACCCAACAACAGGTCGGCGCCTTCAACACCGCCCACGCCAGCCAGTCCCTGGGCTTCGGTTCGCCCAACACGGCGCTGCAGCAACAGCAAGGCAGCGGCAACTTCTCGTTCATCTACCAGGACTCGCAGAACGGCAGCGAAGGCAAGACCTTCCAGTACGGCGACAGCAACGAAGCCAACATCGAGCAACTGTATGAAGGCAGCGGCAACAGCTCGGTGATCACTCAGTACGGCACCGCCAACTACGGCACCGCCGAGCAGGTCACCCACAACGGCGGCACGATCGGCATCAACCAGGCCGGCGACTCCAACTACGCCTACGGCGACCAGCGCAACGGCACCGGCGGCACCATCACCATCAACCAGTTCGGCACCCTCAACGGCACCGAAATCTGGCAGGACTCGCAACTGGCGAGCCAGGCCACCGTCAACCAGTACGGCGACGGCAACGAAACCGTGGTGGACCAGAGCTACGGCGAAAACAACACCGCCGCCGTCACCCAGGTCGGCAACCTCAACGCCATCTACGCCGACCAGTTCGAGTCGGTCAATTCGACGCTGGCGCTTTACCAGGTGGGCAACGGCAACGTCCACTTCACCTACCAGAACGGCGACGGCCATGTGCTCAACGCCACATCAGCGGGCAACGACAACAAGGTCTACGCCAGCGACTGGAAAGGCCCGCAACGCGGCGGCCAGTTCGGCAGCAACCAGCGCGCCACGGTCACCCAGGCCGGCAACGGCAACATCGCCAGCTTCAAGCAGGACGGCGTCGGCCACACCATGACCACGAACCAGACGGGCACCGGCAACAAGACCACCGTCAGCCAGGCCGAGTCCTACAACGAGCTGTACTTCGACCAGAACGGCAGCGACAACATCCTCATCGCCGACCAGCGCGGCACCACCAACCTGATCCAGGGCTCGTCGAACGGCTCGGGCAACAGCGCCGAATTCGACCAGTCCGGCTCCGGCAACCAGGCCTACACCACGCAGCTCTACGGCAGCGACAACCAGATCAGCGTGAAACAGGCCGACACTATGAACGTGGCGTACGTGACCCAGGGCGGCACCGGGAACATCGCCACCGTGGACCAGAGCGGGATGACCCAGACGGCGAACATTCAGCAGTTCGGGTCGGCGAACCAGGCGACGGTGTTGCAGCAGTAA
- the relB gene encoding type II toxin-antitoxin system RelB family antitoxin yields the protein MTDPNLIDPLCPVVSDLEPEEQAASYDRWFRAEVQASIDDPRPNIPHDEVMAELHALVNANSNGFEAD from the coding sequence ATGACCGACCCGAACCTCATCGACCCGCTGTGCCCAGTCGTTTCAGACCTTGAGCCTGAAGAGCAGGCGGCCAGTTATGACCGGTGGTTCAGGGCCGAGGTGCAGGCGTCCATCGACGATCCGCGCCCGAACATTCCGCATGACGAAGTAATGGCCGAGTTGCATGCCTTGGTCAATGCGAACAGCAATGGCTTCGAAGCCGATTGA
- a CDS encoding Ig-like domain-containing protein → MNKWPRFALNALGLTISLSGSAFAQLAAVDPGPYTFATGKFPMWYQDNNLLSMELCQSRAASSRVPASVPPAYMCTLLPEPGIFDDTQPMVFPDNWPPEAFWFLAETNIANNGAGYGMDAYVAGIEAAFASENPVDGDQQSFARIRIRVNVPVAGTYTITHPYGVETVNVTAPGRRAINITKDVGIGAPGDFSGALNGAIGPFLRSVNGPYTEVNPDTGSIETFVGDPNLTEAVTGSPFNTNFVRITGPAGTIQTNLFTVAGKVLDNRQQTHVAIDRATYRRTSAGTRAEVFAKADASSTLCFRESVALVPGTPPSPCQTNLLGDNNGLFFGQRLGTGTLPSVVVVTATNPTGTTRPTAVSSKLTDVVKIQTARYSWANHSLLIEATSSDEVAVPDMVAQGYGRLSKTGTLQRITVADLTQPPAAVTVKSAAGGSDTEPVVVVGSAPDTGENQAPLSVADTGSTSFGVPITLSLLTNDNDPDGNVPLTITALTQPAAGQGTVALNGTTSVVYTPPAVVNAPLTATFTYKAQDSKGLASVNPATVTVSVAPNRPPTAVADSVATLGVAIPINVLANDTDPEGNVPLGVASLTQPPAGRGTVSTDGTVITYTPPATVTTAFTTTFTYIARDSFGAQSTPATVTVQVSPRPAAETFTITTSTVQARSGNRFNWDFAGTSSVTTGNTITVQVTTPTGLVTLGTTTVPVTGRWRLTLNNTNVVPSANPTATIRSSQGTVRTVSVTTL, encoded by the coding sequence ATGAACAAGTGGCCACGCTTCGCGCTCAACGCGCTCGGGCTGACAATCTCGCTGTCGGGCAGTGCGTTCGCGCAACTCGCCGCCGTCGATCCCGGCCCCTACACCTTCGCCACCGGGAAATTCCCGATGTGGTACCAGGACAACAACCTGCTGTCGATGGAACTGTGCCAGTCCCGGGCCGCCAGCTCGCGGGTGCCGGCCAGCGTGCCGCCGGCCTACATGTGCACCCTGCTGCCGGAGCCGGGCATCTTCGACGACACCCAGCCGATGGTGTTCCCCGACAACTGGCCGCCGGAAGCCTTCTGGTTCCTGGCCGAGACCAACATCGCCAACAACGGCGCCGGCTACGGCATGGACGCCTACGTGGCCGGGATCGAGGCGGCGTTCGCCTCGGAAAACCCGGTCGACGGCGATCAGCAAAGCTTCGCGCGGATCCGCATCCGGGTGAACGTGCCCGTCGCCGGCACCTACACCATCACCCACCCCTACGGCGTGGAGACGGTCAACGTCACCGCACCGGGACGGCGGGCGATCAACATCACCAAAGACGTCGGCATCGGCGCGCCGGGCGACTTCAGCGGTGCGCTCAACGGCGCCATCGGCCCGTTCCTGCGCAGCGTCAACGGCCCGTACACCGAAGTGAACCCGGACACCGGCAGCATCGAGACCTTCGTCGGCGACCCGAACCTCACCGAAGCGGTGACCGGCAGCCCGTTCAACACCAACTTCGTGCGCATCACGGGACCGGCCGGAACCATCCAGACCAACCTGTTCACCGTGGCGGGCAAGGTGCTGGACAACCGTCAGCAGACCCACGTCGCCATCGACCGCGCCACCTACCGCCGCACCTCGGCGGGCACGCGCGCCGAAGTGTTCGCCAAGGCCGACGCCAGCTCGACCCTGTGCTTTCGCGAAAGCGTGGCGCTGGTGCCGGGCACCCCGCCGTCGCCGTGCCAGACCAACCTGCTGGGCGACAACAACGGGCTGTTCTTCGGCCAGCGCCTGGGCACCGGCACCCTGCCGTCGGTAGTCGTCGTGACCGCCACCAACCCGACCGGCACCACCCGGCCGACGGCGGTGTCGAGCAAGCTCACCGACGTGGTGAAGATCCAGACCGCGCGCTACAGCTGGGCCAACCACAGCCTGCTGATCGAAGCCACGTCATCCGATGAGGTGGCCGTGCCGGACATGGTCGCCCAAGGCTACGGCCGCCTGTCCAAGACCGGCACCCTGCAACGCATCACCGTGGCCGACCTGACCCAGCCGCCCGCCGCCGTGACGGTGAAATCCGCCGCCGGCGGCAGCGACACCGAGCCGGTCGTGGTGGTCGGCAGCGCGCCGGACACCGGTGAAAACCAGGCGCCGCTGTCGGTCGCCGACACCGGCAGCACCAGCTTCGGCGTGCCCATCACCCTCAGCCTGCTGACCAACGACAACGACCCGGACGGCAACGTGCCGCTGACCATCACCGCGCTGACCCAACCGGCCGCCGGCCAAGGCACCGTCGCCCTGAACGGCACCACCTCGGTGGTCTACACGCCGCCTGCGGTGGTCAACGCGCCGCTGACCGCCACCTTCACCTACAAGGCCCAGGACAGCAAAGGCCTGGCCTCGGTGAACCCGGCCACCGTGACCGTCAGCGTGGCGCCGAACCGGCCGCCGACCGCCGTCGCCGACAGCGTCGCCACCCTGGGCGTGGCGATCCCGATCAACGTGCTGGCCAACGACACCGATCCGGAAGGCAACGTGCCGCTGGGCGTCGCCAGCCTGACCCAGCCACCGGCCGGGCGCGGCACCGTCAGCACCGACGGCACCGTGATCACCTACACCCCGCCGGCCACCGTGACCACGGCCTTCACCACGACCTTCACCTACATCGCCCGGGACAGCTTCGGCGCCCAGTCGACGCCGGCGACGGTCACCGTGCAAGTGTCGCCACGGCCGGCGGCGGAGACCTTCACCATCACCACCTCGACGGTGCAGGCGCGCTCCGGCAACCGCTTCAACTGGGACTTCGCCGGCACCTCGTCGGTGACCACCGGCAACACCATCACCGTGCAGGTCACCACCCCGACCGGGCTGGTCACCCTCGGCACGACGACGGTGCCGGTCACCGGTCGCTGGCGGCTGACGCTCAACAACACGAACGTGGTGCCGTCGGCCAACCCGACCGCCACCATCCGCTCGTCCCAGGGCACCGTGCGCACGGTGTCGGTGACCACGCTGTAG